The following coding sequences lie in one Haematobia irritans isolate KBUSLIRL chromosome 3, ASM5000362v1, whole genome shotgun sequence genomic window:
- the Prosalpha4 gene encoding proteasome alpha4 subunit — MSRYDRAVTIFSPDGHLLQVEYAQEAVRKGSTAVGVRGANCVVLGVEKKSVAKLQEERTVRKICLLDHHVVMAFAGLTADARILINRAQVECQSHKLNVEDPVTLEYITRYIAQLKQKYTQSNGRRPFGISCLIGGFDYDGTPHLYQTEPSGIYYEWKANATGRSAKTVREFLEKQYKDEEVATENGAVKLAIKALLEVAQSGQKNLEIAVMEKNKPLKMLDAQTIEQYVAVIEKEKEEEAEKKKQKK; from the exons atgtcgcgttacgatcgtgctgtaactaTATTTTCTCCAGATGGTCACTTGCTTCAGGTTGAATATGCCCAGGAGGCCGTGCGGAAAGGATCCACTGCG GTCGGTGTTCGTGGTGCAAACTGTGTTGTTTTGGGTGTAGAAAAGAAATCTGTGGCAAAACTTCAGGAAGAGCGCACAGTGCGAAAAATCTGCCTATTGGACCACCATGTAGTAATGGCTTTCGCTGGTCTGACAGCAGACGCTCGTATTTTAATTAACCGTGCCCAAGTCGAATGTCAAAGTCACAAACTGAATGTTGAAGATCCAGTGACATTGGAGTATATAACGAG ATATATTGCCCAATTAAAACAGAAGTACACACAGAGTAATGGCCGTCGTCCATTTGGTATATCATGTCTCATTGGCGGTTTCGATTATGATGGTACACCGCATCTATATCAAACTGAACCATCGGGTATCTACTATGAATGGAAGGCGAACGCTACAGGCCGTTCAGCCAAAACCGTACGAGAGTTTTTAGAAAAACAATACAAAGATGAAGaagttgccacggaaaatggtGCCGTAAAACTAGCAATCAAAGCTCTACTGGAAGTGGCACAATCCGGACAGAAGAATCTGGAAATTGCTGtgatggaaaagaataaaccttTGAAAATGCTCGATGCTCAAACCATTGAGCAATATGTGGCTGTCATCGAGAAGGAGAAAGAGGAAGAAGCTGAAAAGaagaaacaaaagaaataa